In Yoonia sp. R2331, the following proteins share a genomic window:
- a CDS encoding serine acetyltransferase, whose amino-acid sequence MFLLNHQDRKLIAAMHAYQRGRDGSGPFARLACNWGKLRFMFWTVISGSDIDRDARIAATARFPHLTGVVIHRDAIVDDNCLIMQQVTLGQLAEGGAPHVKAGAYAGAGAKILGPITVGAGARIGANAVVLQDVPANATAVGVPAQVKGAQND is encoded by the coding sequence ATGTTTCTGCTGAACCATCAGGACCGAAAGCTGATCGCGGCCATGCATGCCTATCAACGTGGGCGGGATGGATCGGGGCCTTTCGCGCGGTTGGCCTGCAATTGGGGAAAGCTACGATTCATGTTCTGGACGGTTATCAGCGGGTCGGACATCGACAGAGACGCCAGAATCGCAGCCACGGCCCGGTTTCCGCATTTGACCGGTGTTGTGATCCATCGTGACGCGATTGTGGACGACAATTGCCTGATCATGCAGCAAGTGACGTTGGGACAATTGGCGGAAGGTGGCGCCCCTCATGTCAAGGCGGGCGCCTATGCGGGCGCCGGTGCAAAAATTCTTGGGCCGATCACAGTCGGTGCAGGTGCGCGCATCGGGGCCAACGCGGTTGTGCTGCAGGACGTGCCCGCAAATGCCACAGCTGTCGGTGTCCCGGCGCAGGTAAAAGGCGCACAGAACGACTGA
- a CDS encoding YjbF family lipoprotein — MIRRTLLWIGLSALTACGALPLPGRAPAVDPGFAALAQAGAPRLQVGLLSQRAGTVVVRDTVRDGYATWVSQDGASLTLNRGMLVATRGLGGDMLGSDVSEPLAIVLQRSTGRVTRFHTFLDGENRPVRRAYICDIEDRGPRALTFGAATLQTRLIGEDCASQDQTFLNLYWIDGTGQIVQSRQWAGDFAGILTFRIVP; from the coding sequence ATGATCAGGAGAACCCTACTCTGGATTGGTCTTTCCGCTTTGACGGCCTGCGGCGCGCTGCCGCTGCCGGGACGGGCGCCGGCGGTTGATCCCGGCTTTGCGGCGTTGGCCCAAGCGGGTGCGCCACGTTTGCAGGTTGGACTGTTGTCGCAGCGCGCAGGTACCGTTGTGGTGCGCGACACTGTGCGGGACGGCTATGCAACATGGGTGTCGCAAGATGGTGCCAGTCTGACCCTGAACCGCGGGATGCTGGTGGCAACACGCGGTTTGGGCGGCGATATGCTGGGGTCTGATGTGTCCGAGCCTCTGGCGATTGTATTGCAGCGCAGCACCGGACGGGTGACCCGCTTTCACACGTTTCTGGATGGCGAGAACCGGCCCGTACGCCGCGCCTATATCTGTGACATTGAAGATCGCGGCCCACGCGCGCTGACTTTTGGCGCAGCGACGCTTCAAACTCGGTTGATCGGCGAGGACTGTGCGAGCCAGGACCAGACCTTTTTGAACCTCTACTGGATTGATGGCACAGGCCAGATCGTGCAGTCCCGCCAATGGGCTGGTGACTTTGCAGGTATCCTGACATTCCGTATTGTGCCATGA
- a CDS encoding WecB/TagA/CpsF family glycosyltransferase, protein MTNAEPKTNRAAGVTNAEKRQLLNVFVHDLTMDEVVADFDEGLMLTLHSDMLIKLQRDRSFYDAFQQFDLITCDSQILYAALKLMGTPVRERVSGSDYFPRFYMHHKDNPDVTVFLLGGLPGVADKAAARINGKVGREIIAGTYAPPFDFDGKPEEIDRIAEAVNASGATALLVGLGGGRQEKFIVAYRDRFPKVKLFLPLGGTIDYEAETLKRPAPWVTNVGLEWFYRVIKEPRQRWRRYFVEQPPVIWLLIKQKLGRYSNPFGNG, encoded by the coding sequence TTGACCAACGCCGAGCCCAAGACGAACCGCGCCGCCGGTGTGACCAATGCCGAAAAGCGGCAGCTGCTGAACGTCTTTGTTCACGACCTGACGATGGACGAGGTTGTAGCCGATTTTGATGAGGGTCTGATGCTGACCCTTCACAGCGATATGCTGATCAAGCTACAGCGTGATCGGTCGTTTTATGATGCGTTTCAGCAGTTTGATCTGATCACCTGCGACAGTCAGATCCTGTATGCCGCGTTGAAACTGATGGGAACGCCTGTGCGCGAACGTGTGTCGGGATCGGACTACTTTCCGCGGTTTTATATGCACCACAAGGACAACCCGGATGTGACGGTGTTCCTGCTGGGTGGGTTGCCGGGGGTGGCTGACAAGGCGGCGGCGCGGATCAATGGCAAGGTCGGGCGCGAGATCATCGCGGGCACCTATGCGCCGCCATTTGATTTTGATGGCAAGCCCGAGGAAATCGACAGGATCGCCGAGGCGGTCAACGCGTCTGGCGCGACAGCGTTGCTGGTGGGGCTGGGCGGCGGGCGTCAGGAAAAGTTCATCGTGGCATATCGTGACCGGTTTCCAAAGGTGAAGCTGTTTTTGCCACTGGGCGGGACCATCGACTATGAGGCCGAAACGTTGAAACGCCCGGCACCTTGGGTGACGAACGTTGGGCTGGAATGGTTTTATCGCGTGATCAAAGAGCCGCGCCAGCGCTGGCGACGGTATTTCGTCGAGCAACCGCCGGTGATCTGGTTGCTGATCAAGCAAAAGCTGGGGCGCTATTCAAACCCGTTTGGGAACGGTTAG
- a CDS encoding VirK/YbjX family protein, which yields MAGFLASTIRAANASFPGLGFGDLRLKARFVQAAFAHRASAVSLLDPTPGSILADAMRERPQMAGILLWPYQCAGWGPDARIARFVAHYDAAAALGPPWRFGLHEKLILSDLADEFAGLRLVIDQPKWLMREGGLAVNLFVDDFRAYSLAFSLFRTGEGPLQAVIGGLQGRKTNESLGLYRDLTKALYGLRPRDFLIDVLRMICRAIEVDQIAAVTQAHRHHQHPFFGKKDLTPDYDTIWEERGGIKQDEMFYSLQVTQARREIEAIKANKRSLYRKRYAFMDRLDAQIAKDLPHLSPTTFVDL from the coding sequence GTGGCGGGATTTCTTGCCAGCACGATCCGCGCCGCAAACGCCAGTTTTCCAGGTTTGGGATTTGGTGATCTGCGCCTCAAGGCGCGATTTGTGCAGGCGGCCTTTGCGCATCGTGCCAGTGCTGTTTCGTTGCTGGACCCGACACCGGGGTCGATTTTGGCGGACGCCATGCGGGAGCGTCCGCAGATGGCCGGTATTCTGCTTTGGCCGTACCAATGCGCGGGCTGGGGACCGGACGCGCGGATCGCGCGGTTTGTGGCGCATTACGATGCTGCGGCAGCGCTTGGCCCACCGTGGCGGTTTGGGTTGCACGAAAAGCTGATCCTGAGCGATCTGGCGGATGAGTTTGCAGGGCTGCGACTGGTGATTGACCAGCCCAAGTGGCTGATGCGCGAAGGCGGGTTGGCGGTGAACCTGTTTGTAGACGATTTCCGCGCCTATTCGCTGGCGTTTTCGCTGTTTCGCACCGGCGAGGGGCCGCTGCAGGCGGTGATTGGCGGCTTGCAGGGGCGCAAGACGAATGAATCGCTCGGCCTTTACCGGGACCTGACAAAGGCGCTTTATGGGCTGCGTCCACGGGACTTTCTGATTGATGTGCTGCGGATGATATGCCGCGCGATTGAAGTTGACCAGATTGCGGCCGTCACGCAGGCCCACCGGCATCATCAACATCCGTTCTTTGGCAAAAAGGACCTGACACCGGACTATGATACGATTTGGGAAGAACGCGGCGGGATCAAACAGGACGAGATGTTTTACTCTTTGCAGGTCACGCAAGCGCGGCGCGAGATTGAAGCGATCAAGGCCAACAAGCGGTCGCTTTACCGCAAGCGCTATGCGTTTATGGATCGGCTTGATGCCCAGATTGCGAAAGACCTGCCGCATCTTTCGCCAACAACCTTTGTGGACCTATAG
- a CDS encoding polysaccharide biosynthesis/export family protein: protein MRKLMMICCVAALASCGVAYNSPAINAGDAQVRVALLTGESVLIANSAPYRPRTLPAIFSGTAGGGSGLRGAGALPAPVLDDPARPGALELRVPPAVDPGPYQIGVGDVVLLAVPRVGNTVEELSGLLAAQNARQGYTVQDDGSINIPDVGRVRLSGLTIDEAEAELFQRLVENQIDPTFSLEIAEFNSRKVSVGGAVSNPTVVPIALTPVLLDQVLSLAGGITVEDQDFASVRLYRDGTLYQIPLNNLFSDPRLRNIRLVAGDAVFVDTAFELSQAQAYFEQQITLAQLRQQSRVSALNELTQEVALRRANLNEARDNFRTRTDLGAVDRDYVYLSGEVGQQTRYALPYEQQATLADALFDGGEGIPLKTGDVSQIYVLRASPDPREFGAVTAWQLDARNAANFTLATRFELRPDDVIFVAEQPVTRWNRVIQQITPSLLNTTVSAATN, encoded by the coding sequence GTGCGTAAACTGATGATGATCTGCTGTGTCGCGGCACTGGCAAGTTGCGGTGTGGCCTATAACAGCCCTGCGATTAATGCGGGGGATGCGCAGGTGCGGGTCGCCCTATTGACGGGTGAAAGCGTGCTGATTGCGAACAGCGCGCCTTACCGGCCCCGCACATTGCCTGCGATCTTTTCGGGCACTGCCGGAGGCGGTTCGGGTCTGCGCGGTGCTGGTGCGTTACCGGCGCCGGTGCTGGATGATCCTGCACGACCCGGCGCGTTGGAACTGCGGGTACCGCCTGCGGTTGATCCGGGGCCTTACCAGATTGGCGTCGGTGACGTTGTGCTGCTGGCTGTTCCGCGTGTCGGCAATACTGTTGAGGAATTGTCCGGCCTGCTGGCCGCGCAAAACGCGCGTCAGGGCTATACTGTTCAGGACGACGGGTCGATCAACATCCCTGATGTCGGGCGGGTGCGCCTGTCCGGTCTGACCATTGACGAGGCCGAGGCGGAGTTGTTCCAGCGTTTGGTCGAAAACCAGATCGACCCAACTTTTAGCCTTGAGATTGCGGAATTCAATTCACGCAAAGTGTCTGTTGGCGGCGCAGTGTCGAACCCGACGGTGGTGCCGATTGCGCTGACGCCGGTTCTGTTGGATCAAGTGCTGTCACTTGCGGGCGGCATCACGGTCGAGGATCAGGATTTCGCCTCTGTCCGGCTGTATCGGGATGGGACGCTATATCAGATTCCATTGAACAACCTGTTCAGTGATCCGCGCCTGCGCAATATCCGGCTGGTGGCCGGGGATGCGGTCTTTGTTGATACGGCGTTCGAGCTGTCACAGGCGCAGGCCTATTTTGAGCAACAGATCACCTTGGCCCAATTGCGCCAGCAGTCACGGGTGTCAGCGCTGAACGAGTTGACGCAAGAGGTGGCTTTGCGACGCGCCAATCTGAATGAAGCGCGCGATAATTTCCGCACCCGCACCGATTTGGGGGCAGTTGACCGCGACTATGTCTATCTGTCTGGCGAAGTGGGGCAGCAGACGCGCTATGCCCTACCTTACGAGCAGCAGGCGACCTTGGCTGATGCGCTGTTTGATGGCGGCGAAGGGATTCCGCTAAAAACCGGCGATGTCAGCCAGATTTACGTGTTGCGCGCCTCGCCCGATCCGCGTGAGTTTGGCGCGGTAACGGCTTGGCAGTTGGATGCGCGTAATGCGGCGAATTTCACGCTTGCGACCCGGTTCGAGTTGCGCCCTGACGATGTGATTTTTGTGGCCGAGCAACCTGTGACCCGGTGGAACCGCGTCATCCAGCAAATCACACCCTCATTACTGAACACCACGGTTTCGGCGGCAACGAATTAA